The Oncorhynchus kisutch isolate 150728-3 unplaced genomic scaffold, Okis_V2 Okis05a-Okis16b_hom, whole genome shotgun sequence genome contains the following window.
gggggaggggcttggtgtgtgtataTCATAGAGGAAAAGGCCAATGCTTTTCTATTGGCTTgccagagaggcagggggaggggcttggtgtgtgtataTCATAGAGGAAAATGCCAATGCTTTTCTATTGGCTTgttttggacctaagcttgtcaCCTGCCTTCCCACCTTTGGGACAACGATTCCTCGTTTTAGGATGGGCATTGCCACTGAGGGCTTctaccattttaaagtagtcaactgtgtgggtgtgtaacAGTACTCTTCTTGTGTTGTGTACAATCAATCATCGACACGAGATCCAACAGCACCAGTCATGGAGCTTTATTCTGATAGAAacagcacaaaattgcacgtcatgcaatgcacagctcaccatccaactctgcactcacgcactgtacaaaatatacaacccccccccccccccccttgcccccccccccccccccccccccccttcaccagACACAGTAAGTTCCTAACTAGTATTAGCTGGAATTCTCTACAACAAAATGCATAACAAATATGCACCAAAAAcgctgcatcttatgtgtgatgttcaAATAACTTTTACAAACAAattgatataaattgtacatttaaatcatcacttggGAGTATAAAATCACTTTTGACGTACGgtgctttgcaaccaacaacttaccgctggtttggtgcttgttcactgggacgattctaactggaacatcccccctcgtaagcaagcttacgcaaaccagccaataagatgccatgttgagtaggcGAAGGCAAGACAGAACtaaaaccaaaaacccattggcttaacaataaagtggcaaggggaatcaccaatataaccctgttacatggggattcctatgggttaGCAGCAATCAGCCAATCAGAGCATTGCCTTCTTCAAATTGGGTTCTATGGTTTGTAAATGTCTTTAATCCCACCATCTAGATTATTCAGGTGAATAGTGCTGCCTAAAACAGCTGCAACCTTGTACTAAATGGTTTTTGAGTCATTTATGTAAATTTGGGAAATCTACTATAGGTTCTGTGTACTTACGTTGTGTAATTTAAAGTGTGAACTTTGTCTAATGGGACATTTTAAAAATGGTTTGTTGTCAATGTTTAGCGACCTGATCTAATATAGTTTTAGAGAATAAAGTGCCATAACTGTCAAGACTAACTTTTGTGTCCGTTTCTCTTTATTGCTACTGGCCGACTCAGATTAagtctgaggccggtaacatcaacagtgaggacagacccagcctgcctctctccttccacactgagtccaaacctacagtcactgggtcctgattgtgacagtggagcccagtttgcactgcaggatccagagatggcatcagtgaagctggaagactgcagtcaaacactggagctgaatgtcatcattaaagatgaagaagaggaggagaagattggtaagagcaggttctatctATAAATTAGACCTTAAGTTATGACCCAGTCTAATACTATGTTGACTTCTGTAATTCTGACATCAAACATCCCTGAACAACTGGATTATCTGGAGTGATCAGAGAGGAGACTAAAGaagtgaagtagacaaactgccagtgttttaaagttctatgaaatgagtctgtgtagttactaactcttgtgatagtgaatggaggtgatatgatatgaatttttatttttttatttcacctttatttaaccaggtaggcaagttgagaacaagttctcatttacaattgcgacctggccaagataaagcaaagcagttcgacacatacaacaacacagagttacacatggagtaaagcaaacatacagtcaataatacagtagaaaaataagtctatatacaatgtgagcaaatgaggtgagataaggtaaaggcaaaaaaggccatggtggcgaagtaaatacaatatagcaagtataaataaataaataaataaacactgatggtagatttgcagtggaagaatgtgcaaagtagaggtagaaataatggggtgcaaaggagcaaaataaataaataaatacagtagggggagtggtagttgtttgggctaaattatagatgggctatgtacaggtgcagtaatctgtgagctgctctgacagctggtgcttaaagttagtgagggggataagtgtttccagtttcagagatttttgcagttcgttcgaGTCATTGGCAGGCCAAAGTAAGAATtgattttgggggtgaccagagagatatacctgctggagcgcgtgctacaggtgggtgctgctatggtgaccatcgAGCTGAgatacctagcagggtcttgtagatgacatggagccagtgggtttggcgacgagtatgaagcgagggccagccaacgagagcgtacaggtcgcggtggtgggtagtatatggggctttggtgacaaaacggatggcactgtgatagactgcatccaatttattgagtagggtattggaggctattttgtaaatgacgtcgaggatcggtaggttggtcagttttacaagggtatgtttggtagcatgagtggaggctttgttgagaaataggaagccaattctttaactttggattggagatgtttgatgtgagtctggagggagagtttacagtctaaccagacacctaggtatttgtagttgtccacatattctaagtcagagccgtccagagtagtgttttttacgggcgggcaggtgcaggcagcgatcggttgaagagcatgcatttagttttacttgtatttgaGAGCAaatggaggccacggaaggagagttgtatggcattgaagctcgtctggagggttgttaacacacagtccaaagaagggccagaagtatacagaatggtgtcatctgcgtagaggtggatcagagactcaccagcagcaagagcgacatcattgatgtatacagagaagagagtcggtccaagaattgaaccctgtggcacccccatagaaactgccagaggtccggacaacatgcgctccgatttgacacactgaactctatcagagaaatagttggtgaaccaggcgaggcaatcatttgagaaaccaaggctatcgagtctgccgatgaggatgtggtgattgacagagttgaaagccttggtcaggtcaatgaatacggctgcacagtattgttttttattgatggcggttaagatatcgtttaggaccttgagcgtggctgaggtgcacccatgaccagctctgaaaccagattgcataacggagaaggtatggtgggattctaatggtcggtaatctgtttgttgacttggctttcgaagactttagaaaggcatggtaggatagatataggtctatagcagtttgggtaaagagtgcccccccccctttgaagagggggatgaccgcagctgctttccaatctttgggaatctcaaacgacatgaaagagaggttgaacaggctagtaatagggtttgcaacaatttcggcagataattttagaaagaaagggtccagattgtctagcccggctgatttgtaggggtccagattttgcagctctttcagaacatcagctgactggatttgggagaaggagaaatggggaaggcttgggcgagttgctgtggggggtgcagtgctgttgaccggggtaggggtagccaggtggaaagaatggcgagccatagaaaaatgcttattgaaattctcaattatagtggatttatcggtggggacagtgtttcctatcctcagtgcagtgggtagctgggaggaggtgttcttattctccatggactttacagtgtcccagaacttttttgagtttgtgttgcaggaagcaaatttctgcttgaaaaagctagccttggcttttctaactgcttgTGTGTAtcggtttctagcttccctgaaaagtttcatatcacgggggctgttcgatgctaatgcagaacgccataggatgtttttgtgttggttaagggcagtcaggtctggagtgaaccaggggctatatctgttcctggttctcaatttcttgaatggggcatgcttatttaagatggtgaggaaggcatttaaatattttttttaccaggcatcctctactgacgggatgaggtcaatgtccttccaggataccccggcccaggtcgattagaaaggcctgctcgctgaagtgtttcagggagcgtttgacagtgatgagtggaggtcgtttgactgctgacccattacggatgcaggcaatgcggcagtgatcgctgagatcttggttgaaaacagcagaggtgtatttagagggcaagttggttaggatgatacctatgagggtgcccgtgtttacggctttggggtagtacctggtaggttcattgataatttgtgtgagattgagggcatcaagcttagattgtaggatggctggggtgttaagcatgttccagtttaggtcgcctagcagcacgagctctgaagatagatgggggggcaatcagttcacatatggtgtccagagcacagctggtgGCGGAGGGTTGTCTATAGCAGGTgccaacagtgagagacttgtttttagagaggtggatttttaaaagtagaagttcaaattgtttgggtacagacctggatagtaggacagaactctgcaggctatctttgcagtagattgcaacaccgccccctttggccgttctatcttgtctgaaaatgttgtagttcggaatggagatttcagaatttttggtggtcttcctaaaccaggatacagacacggctagaacatccgggtttgCAAAGTGTggtaaagcagtgaataaaacaaacttagggaggaggcttctaatgttaacatgcatgaaaccaaggctattacggttacagaagtcatcaaaagagagcgcctcgGGAATAGGAGTGCAGCTAGGCATTTCAGGGCCTGGATTTACCTCtatatcaccagaggaacagaggaggagtaggataagggtacggctaaaagcaatgagaattggtcgtctagaacgtctggaacagagagtaaaaggaggtttctgggggcgataaatagcgtcaaggtataatgtacagacaaaggtatggtaggatgtgaatacgaTTGGTCGAAAGAAAAGACTCAGTTGACCAGGATAGTTTTCTCTTGTCGGGACAGCCCTAAATGCTTTATTCCCTGTATTGTACAGCCTACTGCTATGAagtcatatgtacagtatatcacaaaagtgagtacacccctcacatttttgtaaatatttgtatcttttcatgtgacaacactgaagaaatgacactttcctacaatgtaaagtagtgagtgtacagcttgtataactgtgtaaatttgctgtcccctcaaaataactcaacacacagccattaatatctaaaccgctggcaacaaaagtgagtacacccctaagtgaaaatgtccaaattgggcccaaagtgtcaatattttgtgtggccaccatcattttccagcactgccttaaccctcttgggcatggagttcaccagagcttgacaggttgccactggagtcctcttccactcctccatgatgccatcacggagctggtggatgttagagaccttgcactcctccaccttttgtttgaggatgccccacagatgctcaatagggtttaggtctggagacatgcttggccagtccatcacctttaccctcagcttctttagcaaggcagtggtcatcttggaggtgtgtttggggtcgttatcatgttggaatactgccctgcgtcCCAGTCcccgaagggaggggatcatgctctgcttcagtatgtcacagtacatgttggcattcatggttccctcaatgaactggagctccccagtgccggcagcactcatgcagccccagaccatgacactcccaccaccatgcttggctGTAGGCAAGAcccacttgtctttgtactcctcacctggttgccgccacacacgcttgacaccatctgaaccaaataagtttatcttgatctcatcagaccacaggctttcttgtgcatcatctttagaagaggcttccatCTGGgatgacagccatgcagaccaatttgatgcagtgtacggcgtatggtctgagcactgacaggctgaccccccaccccttcaacctctgcagcaatgctggcagcactcatatgtctatttcccaaagacaacctatggatatgacgctgagcacgtgcactcaacttctttggtcaaccatggcgaggcctgttctgagtggaacctgtccagtaaACCgttgtatggtcttggccactgtgctgcagctcagtttcagggtcttggccggggctataagaagattgccatcATGTAGAGCAACAAtaatttttttcagatcctcagagagttctttgccatgaggtgccatgttgaacttccagtgaccagtcagtatgagggagtgtgagagcgatgacaccaaatttaacacacctgctccccattcacacctgagaccttgtaacactaacgaggaACATGACACTGGGGAGGGgatattgtaaatgagaacttgttctcaacttgcctacctggttaaataaaggtaaaataaataaataaataaaaatatgactaattgggcccaatttggacattttcacttaggggtgtactcacttttgttgccagcggtttagacattaatggctgtgtgttgagttattttgaggggacagcaaatttacactgttatacaagctgtacactcactactttacattgtaaaGTGTCATTACTTTACATTGTaaagcaaagtgtcatttcttcagtgttgtcacatgaaaagatatactcaaatatttacacatgtgaggggtgtactcacttttgtgatatactgtatatcacaccaactgactggttcttctgttgttcacacaggagaccacgttgagacattctctacatcAAGAGAGAAACAGCAGGAAGATGACAGAGCTAAGAGGTCTcaccactgcccacattgtgaggagattttcccaattctatcaaagctaaaaatacaccttaaaatacacacaggagatcATCTGTATCCCTGTACTGACTGTAGGAAGAGATTCACGACATCAAGGTCTCTGACAGTTcatcagagaatacacacaggagagaagccttacttctgctctgactgtgaaAAGCGTTTCTCTCGACTGGGCGACTTAAAaaaacatgaacgtatacatactggagtgaagccttactcctgctctgactgtggaaagagtttctctcgactgggccacttaaaaacacatgaacgtatacatacaggagagaagccttactcctgctctgactgtggaaatagtttctctcgactgggcgacttaaaaacacatgaacgtatacatactggagtgaagccttactcctgctctgactgtggaaagagtttctctcgactggaccacttaaaaacacatgaacgtatacatacaggagagaagccttactcctgctctgactgtggaaagagtttctctcgacTGGGAAACCtaaaaacacatgaacgtatacatacaggagtgaagccttactcctgctctgaatgtggaaagagtttctctcgacTGGGCGACTTAAAAACACATGAAAGTACACATACAGGAGTGAAttcttactcctgctctgactgtggaaagaggtTCTCTCGACTGGGccacttaaaaacacatgaacgtatacatacaggagtgaagccttactcctgctctaaatgtggaaagagtttctctcgactgggccacttaaaaagacatgaacgtatacatacaggagagaagccttactcctgctctgattgtggaaaatgcttcacaacatcaactgacctaaaagttcatcagagaacacacacaggagagaagccttactcctgctgtGATTGTGTAAAATGTTTCAAAACATCAACTGacctaaaagttcatcagagaacacacacaggagtgaagccttactcctgctctgactgtggaaagaggtTCTCTCGAATGGGCCAGTTAAAAAGACACCAAGGTACACataaaggagagaagccttaccactgatCTGACTGTAGATTTTTTTAGCTGAGCTAAAAGGGTCATCAGAGAAC
Protein-coding sequences here:
- the LOC109887077 gene encoding zinc finger protein OZF-like, encoding MASVKLEDCSQTLELNVIIKDEEEEEKIGDHVETFSTSREKQQEDDRAKRSHHCPHCEEIFPILSKLKIHLKIHTGDHLYPCTDCRKRFTTSRSLTVHQRIHTGEKPYFCSDCEKRFSRLGDLKKHERIHTGVKPYSCSDCGKSFSRLGHLKTHERIHTGEKPYSCSDCGNSFSRLGDLKTHERIHTGVKPYSCSDCGKSFSRLDHLKTHERIHTGEKPYSCSDCGKSFSRLGNLKTHERIHTGVKPYSCSECGKSFSRLGDLKTHESTHTGVNSYSCSDCGKRFSRLGHLKTHERIHTGVKPYSCSKCGKSFSRLGHLKRHERIHTGEKPYSCSDCGKCFTTSTDLKVHQRTHTGEKPYSCCDCVKCFKTSTDLKVHQRTHTGVKPYSCSDCGKRFSRMGQLKRHQGTHKGEKPYH